A DNA window from Nycticebus coucang isolate mNycCou1 chromosome 1, mNycCou1.pri, whole genome shotgun sequence contains the following coding sequences:
- the LOC128585468 gene encoding acyl-CoA-binding protein-like translates to MSQAEFDKAAEEVKHLKTKPADDEMLFIYSHYKQATVGDVNRERPGMLDFKGKAKWDAWNELKGTTKEDAMKAYINKVEELKKKYGL, encoded by the coding sequence ATGTCTCAGGCTGAGTTTGACAAAGCCGCAGAGGAGGTTAAGCACCTCAAGACCAAGCCTGCAGACGATGAGATGCTTTTTATCTACAGCCACTACAAACAAGCGACTGTAGGAGATGTGAATAGAGAACGGCCTGGGATGCTGGACTTCAAAGGCAAGGCCAAGTGGGATGCCTGGAATGAGCTGAAAGGGACTACCAAGGAAGATGCCATGAAAGCTTACATCAACAAAGTTGAAGAGCTAAAGAAAAAATACGGACTATAA